ttttacttaatatacatttattacttttttttagtgaatattttaacattcaAGCAAGTAAACATATAAACAGCTTACTAATGTTGTAATGCCTTTCGTTGTATTCTAGAATGATGCCACCACCTCTTCAAACAGCAAACGAGACTCCGGTTCAATTCCAACATACGCTTGTATTGACAGAAAACCGCCACCCTCTCCATCAAGCGTCCATAACGGTCGTACTGCGCCCAAGAAATTTGTGACCCTTGGTGGTTATGCATCGCAGAATGCAAATTTCAGTGCCAAGGATAGGACAACTCCAGGAAATGGAACTGCGGCTCGGGAAAATAACagatttaattctatatattcaACATATAACCCAAGACATCAAGATTATCAACAAGGGCCGCCCATTGTGCAACGTTTGTTTGCGTTTTCAACTGATTTTTCGCAACCAACGCCTTATAGCACGCTGAAGCCGCAAAACCAGAAACCACCAATCCCACaacaccaccaccaccaccaccaccaccaccaactgcaacaacagcaacaaaatAACATCCCGCAAAGCAAATCTGGATTCCGATCTAGCTTTGAAGAAAGAGATTACGATAATCAAATAGAATCCATGCCACTGATGATAGAAAACCAGCGGTCTCTTCGATCTAAACCTTCTTTCGACGAGACATTCGAACCAACACCTCTCGTTTATCCGTCCGCCAGACGACCTATAACCTTTGATAAGATATCAATGTCGTCTTCTAAGACGAGCATTTATGACAATGTTCATTGTGCAATTGATTTGGATACTTTTAAACTCGACAGAGAAAATGATTGATTTGTCGACGAAGGTTGCACTGAAGTTCATTTATAAAGACCAGTTGTGGTTAAATATTCTATATCTACATATATGCAGTTATTTATTGCAGGCTGCTttcatatactgtatacagggttattttcgcccgtGCAATTTTCGTCCCTCTACACTTACAAACAGGTTCGCCTCGTTTTGCATTTACCCAGAAACAGCTGTGTTTAatagagataatttgagacattggaaatCGCCAAGTCTTAAATTCGCATGCTGACAACGggcaaaaggggcgaaaataaaacggtggcaaatatttccctataTACAGTTTCTAATAATACACAgatgaaatcattaatttataacAGGACAAAATTAGTCATTTATATTGGATATTGGCTTTAATTTAActtcaaattaaaattctaaAGCAAAAATTCTGGcattgaataatttatttgatttttcatttacagaTGTACCAATTAAAAGATCAATGAATTTTCAACAACAATCAATAAATCCAATGGTtttgtcatacatgtaatttgatttcAGACATTAAATAGACAAGTTCATATAGGCTTTAGCCTGCTGCCAAATCAATTCATAGttatgatttaatacatgtaaacttGAAATACATGGATGTACAATTCCATTTGGACACATTTAACCAGCATTTGGAATAAAAACAAGGAATGGTCAGGTAAAAAGAGGAGGAACTTTAAGTATCACATTCCATTCCCTAGTCAGTACAAcccaaaacaataaatattcacGATATAGATATCTTGTACAAAGATTTGAATGATTTCGAGTCTTTCTCAAAACTTGATAGTGTGTACATCTAGATAAAATTCtgattttcagaaaatatttgTCAGAATATCATCTTTCAAATTCACATTATTTTGATGTCTGATATAATGTTACATACTGTCACGTCCATAATTGACAGAAAATAAAGAACCTTTACATAGTATCTGCCCTTTTTGAgtatcatttattcataaacATAACTTGTGCTAGTCTCTCAATAAATAAACCTTTTGACCAGTCTATAGTCGAATTTTCCCGCTGCATATATCATTATACACTTGTTCTGTGATTGGTTGGTATCTTCCAGAGATCAAACAATATAGAGGGTCTTTTACAATGCTGGGATCGAAGCCTTCTTTCCGCAAATCTACCTTTTTCAATTTAAAGGTGCCTGAAAAACCcaagaaaacaatgaaaaatatatatagttcaGTTACCAGTCCATTTATTTGCAGATGTAtagaataataattcaaaaaatagaccttgtttttttcttcatatgacacatttttttatttttgaatttgcaaTACCTATTACGGTATCAATCTAAACGGTTAACAGTAAAATCTTGAAGATTCTAAATCATGAACTTTGGTTTGAAGAAAAACATACCTGTTGTATCTacagatttttttattctaatgaaAAGAGGTTTCGCATAGGCAGGTAGTGACTTTTGTAGAGCCGAGTGGAGGTGGTCCAGATCTAAGGAGTTAGTTTCATCCACTATGGTTGCCATTCCAGCTCTTCCTTCCAGTCCTATTTCATCattgaaaagaaattaattaaaaataatgtttatgaCTGACTAATGTTTGGACAGTACACTATTTTCCCCCAATGTCCTATCATATATGAATCTATAATTTCAATCATTAATAATTATTCagtattaataataattaagtataaaataacCCCAAAATGAACTTttcatatacataaaaaaaatacagagagAAATAAGAACATCTTGTTCTTGGTTACCTGGGATTTCTACTCCATACACCACAGCGTCATTCAGTTTGATGATGTTGCTTATAACAGCCTCCACCTCATTGGTCGAGACATTCTCTCCCTTCCAGCGGAACGTATCCCCTGTTCTGTCACGAAAATAAAAGTATCCAAATTCGTCCATCATCAGTATGTCACCTACAAGAGAATCAAAGTACAGATAGTACAAATAGATGCAAAGCATGTTTTAACCTTAATTTCAAAAGTATTGCTAAATTTCAACAGCAAAGTCCACTTGGCACAGATTGTAATGAATTTTCACCTGTTAGAAAAGCTTGGTCTCCCTTTCTGAAAACATCAGAGCACACTTTCTTATCAGTTGCCTGTTTATTGACATAGCCGTCAAATTCTCGCAGGGCATCGCCTTTTACAATTTTACCCACCAGTTCTCCAGGCTCACCTtccagattgaaaaaaaaatcagctttgacaattttcaatatcatttaaaatattgacaGTAATGTACATGggtcaaaatattaaaagtagaATTGTTTACGTAGCTTTCTGCATGTCCAGTTTAATACCCGGTAGTATTCATAAAGGTCCCGACTTAATGAAAATAAGTTCTTTTCATGTGATTAGCTCCATTCCTACACATACAAACATTTAATGCGGGTTTGGAA
The nucleotide sequence above comes from Magallana gigas chromosome 2, xbMagGiga1.1, whole genome shotgun sequence. Encoded proteins:
- the LOC105319215 gene encoding uncharacterized protein: MGGTRIYKNFHQWLIPSRAVVAILALASVSVFVGIVLLAIGSPALTIGGAIVFGFGLLLILSCLLLCLHACFVMYVKDESTQTHDNDATTSSNSKRDSGSIPTYACIDRKPPPSPSSVHNGRTAPKKFVTLGGYASQNANFSAKDRTTPGNGTAARENNRFNSIYSTYNPRHQDYQQGPPIVQRLFAFSTDFSQPTPYSTLKPQNQKPPIPQHHHHHHHHHQLQQQQQNNIPQSKSGFRSSFEERDYDNQIESMPLMIENQRSLRSKPSFDETFEPTPLVYPSARRPITFDKISMSSSKTSIYDNVHCAIDLDTFKLDREND